Within Gilvibacter sp. SZ-19, the genomic segment TAGTTTTAAATTTATACTTTCTAATATCCGAACGGACGTTTTGTTATTAGCTTTAAGCTGAGAGGAAATCAATTAACTTTTGAGTGATAACATGAAACTTCTTATCTTGGTACTTTGTCTGTTAACCTTTATTCTCCTCCCCTGTCAAGTTGTTAATGGGCGAATTACCAAGTGTAATTATTACTCTTCTTAAGTTGCCTAAAATGAAGATCAGCCCCATGTTCAATTTTTATGGATCTTTGATTCCATCTCGTATCACAATAAGTACATGCTATATTGCAGGTTTACTTTTGGTCAGTAGTTGTAAGAATGACCCCAATGCTGCAATCCAGGAAGAACAGCTTTCTAACTTCGACAAAAGTGCTCCGCAAGTACAAATTGTAGCTTTAGAACAGCAAGTTTTTGATAAACAGTTGATATCGAATGGTAAAATTGAATCAAGACAGAAAAGTGAGCTTAGGTTCGAGATCAATGGGCAGATCGCTACAATCAATGTGCGTAACGGCCAAAGAGTGATCAAGGGCCAGCTATTGGCCCAATTAGACAATGCCATACAGATCAATGCAGTAGATAAGGCTCAAATTCAGCTCGATAAGGCCAAAGCCCAATTTGAAGAAGATAAGATCAATTACGGGGCTTCTATGAGCGGACTAGACAATATTCCTGATGAGGTTTTAAAGAATTTAAAACTAAGATCTGGAATGCAAGAGGCCGCCAATGCTTTAAACGAGGCAAAATTACAATTACGACAGACCTATGTCCGCGCTCCTTTTTCAGGCCTTGTGGCCAACCTTGAAACCCGAGCAGGTGATTATATAACCTCAGCAGATGCGTTTTGTACCTTGGTCGAACAGCAAAATCTGGATGTTGTTTTCGCTGTGCTTGAAGCTGAATTTAACTTTGTTTCGATCGGGCAGGCGATAAATGTTGTTCCGTTTTCTGATGACCAAGCTACATACACTGGTTTAATCACTTCTGTCAACCCCTTAGTAGACGGGAACGGTCTTATCACTATCCGCGCAGCTATAAAAGACG encodes:
- a CDS encoding efflux RND transporter periplasmic adaptor subunit is translated as MKISPMFNFYGSLIPSRITISTCYIAGLLLVSSCKNDPNAAIQEEQLSNFDKSAPQVQIVALEQQVFDKQLISNGKIESRQKSELRFEINGQIATINVRNGQRVIKGQLLAQLDNAIQINAVDKAQIQLDKAKAQFEEDKINYGASMSGLDNIPDEVLKNLKLRSGMQEAANALNEAKLQLRQTYVRAPFSGLVANLETRAGDYITSADAFCTLVEQQNLDVVFAVLEAEFNFVSIGQAINVVPFSDDQATYTGLITSVNPLVDGNGLITIRAAIKDAGNRLYDGMNAKVFINQPLDNVFVVPKEALVLRSNREVVFVYENGSAKWNYVDVIAENNSHYALKPGSLKVGDSIIVSGNLNLAHDARVEGVFNSN